CCCATCCGTTAGTCAAGGGAGTTAACACACGATTTGATGTTCCGCACTCTCGCTATAATGAAATTTCTAGGCCTCAGTTTGAAATGGCAAATATTAAAGTTTTAGCTGCTAGCAAAATTGGTGTTCATTTGGCTGTTAGCCCAGACTTGTTTCGCATTGTCTTCTTTCAAGGACACCCAGAATATGACTCCATTAGTCTTTTAAAGGAACTGAAAAGAGAAATTGCCCTTTACCTTGAAGGCAGTCGTTCAGACTATCCGCCTTTTCCTGCGAATTATCTTACGACTCAATGTTGTGCAATTTTAGAGGAATATAAAACCAGGCTCATAGCCAAGTCAGCCTCAATAAAAGATTTTCCTGAGCAGCTCATCATGCAAACGCTTGACAATACATGGCACGATAGTGCAAGTGCAATTATCAATAACTGGATTGGATGCTTTTATCAGGTAACCAATGAAGATATTAAGCTACCATTTATGGAGTCGGTAGACCCACAAAATCCACTTGGATTGTAAAGGTGACAGAGCTAGCAAGCGACATACTGCATTGGTTTAAGCTCAATGGGAGAAAAAACCTTCCGTGGCAATCAACCCCGCCCAATATTTATCATATTTGGCTTTCTGAAATCATGCTCCAGCAAACACAAGTCATCACAGTCATTGACTACTTTAATAAGTTCATCATCTGCTTTCCGGACCTAACGGCTCTTGCAAATGCAAAAGAAGATGAGGTCATGTCAAATTGGGCAGGGCTTGGGTATTATAGTCGCGCCCGGAACCTTCACAAAACTGCGAAGATAATCGCATCTAATCATAAGGGAGTCTTTCCAAAAAAATATGATGAGATTGTTGCACTACCTGGCATTGGTCCTTCCACTGCTGGCGCAATTTTGTCATTAGGAAGCGGCTTATCCACTCCAATTCTTGATGGCAATGTGAAAAGAACTCTTTCACGTTATCACAAAGTTGAAGGCCATTACTCTTTGAGCAAAGTCATGGAGGAATTATGGCGTTTAGCAAAACATCACACGCCCCAAACTAAAAATGCTGAATACACTCAGGCAATCATGGACATTGGTGCAACCATCTGCAAACCAAAAAACCCACTATGTGGCAACTGCCCAATAGCTAGTCATTGTGGAGCCTGTCTCTCCAAAGAGCAAGGTATTTATCCAAACAAAAAACCAAAAAAAGATAAGCTTCCTGAAAAAACTATTACATTTCTGATATTTAAAAATGAAAGTCATGAGGTTTTTCTCAAAAAAAGACCTGGCAGGGGAATATGGGGCGGGCTATGGAGCTTTGTAGAGTGTGATGACAATACTGAAGCTATTGATTTGGCAATTCGCCAGCATAACGATAGCGCAAAGATTATAAGACGGCTTTCAAAATTTAAACACACCTTCACTCACTTTAATTTGTGGATCAACCCAATTTTGGTTGATTCGCCTGGCGGGTTAGCCAACTATTATGATGCAGGCAGCTTAGCTCTTGGCACTCCTGCGCCTGTTAAAAAGATACTTCAGGCGCTTTAATTGACCAATAATCAATAGAGTCAGTGAGTAAAATACAAGAATGGAACTGATAAGAGGCCTTCACAATTTAAAAAAACAGTCTGGGTGTATCCTCACCATTGGTAATTTTGATGGCGTTCATCTTGGACACCAAGAGATATTAAAAAAGCTTGTTTCTAAGTCAAAAAAAATGGGGCTACCCTCTCTTGTTGTCTCTTTTTCAGTAACGCCCGAAACATTTTTTGGAAGACCAAAAGCAAGGCTTAGTAGCTTTAGGGATAAGCATTTGTTTCTGGAGTCTTTGGGAGTAGACAAGCATCTTTTAATTAGGTTTAATAAAGACTTTTCTGAGCTTTCAGCATCCTCTTTTATTAATCAAGTCCTTGTGGAGAAAATTGGGGTTAAGCACTGCTTTATTGGTGATGACTTTCGTTTTGGAAAGGATCGTCTTGGTGACTTTTCTATGCTAAAGGCAGCCTCTCATGAAAACAACTATACGATTGAGAAATTAAACAGTGTGCTACTAGATAATCAACGTGTTAGCAGCTCTGCAGTAAGAAATTTCCTTACTGATGGAAACTTTGCTGAGGCTAAAAAATTTCTTGGCAGGCCTTTTTCAATTAGTGGCAAGGTTGCGCATGGAGATAAGCTTGGCAGGACAATTGGCTTTCCTACTGCAAACATAAGCATTCACAGAAAACTAAGTCCTGTTCTAGGGGTTTATAGTGTCCTTGTCAAACTTAAATCAAAAACATACAATGGGATATGCAACGTAGGGAAAAGACCAACACTTGGGAGCAATAAAACTCTTTTAGAGGTATTTATATTTGATTTTAACAAAGAGATTTATGGTGAGTATGTAACTGTAATATTCAAACAGAAGTGTCGTGAAGAGAAAAAATTTGAATCATTTGACGAATTAAAAACTCAAATCAAAAAAGATGTTGAAAAAAGCAGACTCTACTTCCGCCAAAATATTTCTTAAACCTTTAGCTTCCAAGAAAGGCTTTTTCCAGCATAAAAAGGAATAACTCTAGAGCTTGAAAAGTCATAGCTTTCTGGGATTTGCCATTTAGCTTTTTCCAATGTGACTTTTTCGGAGTTCCTGGGCAGTCCATAAAAGTCAGGTCCAAAATATGAGGCAAAGCCCTCTAGCATATTGATTTTATTTACACCGTCAAAAGCCTCTGCATAAAGCTCAATAGCTGCATGCGCACTGAACACCCCAGCACACCCACAAGCCGACTCTTTTTGACTTTTATCATGCGGAGCGGAGTCTGTTCCTAGGAAAAATTTTGAATCTCCAGAAGTGGCGGCTGTTATTAATGCCTCTTGATGAGGAACCCTTCTTTTTAAGACAGGCAGACAGTAATAGTGCGGCTTAATACCACCAACAAGCATGTGATTTCTATTCGAAAGTAAATGATGTGCAGTTATTGTTGCAGCTATATTTGTATTGCCTTGGGTCACAAAATCAACAGAGTCTTTAGTTGTAATATGCTCCAAAACAATTTTAAGATCAGGAAAGTTTTTAACCAAATGCCCAAGGATAGAATCTAAAAAAACTTTCTCTCTATCAAAAATATCTATATCACTATCAGTAACCTCTCCGTGAACAAGAAGTGGAACACCTTCTTTTTGCATCTGTTCAAGAACAGGATAGACTTTTGATATGTTTGTAACGCCGCTATCCGAATTTGTTGTGGCGCCAGAAGGATAATACTTTACAGCATATATATGGTCTTCTTTTTTAGCGTTAATTATATCTTTTTGAGTTGTACTATCTGTCAAATACAGCGTCATTAGAGGACTAAAGCTCGTATCCTTGGGAAGAGCTTGCATAATCTCTTCACGATATGCCAAGGCTTGCTCTGATGTTCTTATAGGCGGAGAAAGATTTGGCATAATGATAGCTCTACCCATTTGTTTTGCAGTCATTCCGACAACTGAGCTCATTTCTCGCCCTCCCCTCAAGTGCAAGTGCCAATCATCAGGCTTAGTTATAGTTAGTTGTTGCACTTTATCTGACACTATGCATCAAAATAGAAGGGGTCATTAACCATGGCACTGCTTATATTTTTTTCCAGACCCGCATGGGCAAGGATCGTTTCTTCCAACTTTTAAGTTTTTAATGGGTTGTTTTGATGAGACCACTCTCCGTGGAGGCGCAGCTTTTCTAGGGAGAGGTTTTGGGCTTTCCTCTTGCTTTTGCTCTTCAAGGATTTCTTGCTGCTTTGAACTAACTTGCTCAAGATTCACACTACAAAGCGCCTGAACAATTTCAATATTAATGGTATCAAGAAGCTCAGTAAACATAGAAAATGACTCACGCTTAAACTCCTGAATTGGGTTTTTTTGGCCTATTGCGCGCAAATTAACACTTTGTCGGAGCTGGTCCATAATGGCCAAATGCTCCTTCCAATGATGGTCCAGAGCTCTTAGCATAACCGCTTTTTCAAATGTTCTCATCATCTCAACACCAAGGTTATTTTCCTTGGTTTCATGAGACTTAAGAAAGCCTTGCTGAATCATTTTTAACATTTCATCGACATTCATCCCCTCATCAAGCATCCCCTGAAGAGGAATATCAGTTCCATAAGATTTTAACAAAGTGCTTTTTAGGCCTTCAACATCCCAATCTTCTTCTGCAACCCTGGGTGAGATATGAGCGCCAAAAAGATCACTAATAACATCATCTCTTATTGTTTCATAACGAACCTTTACATCTTCAGTGCCCATCAGCTCATCTCTTAGTTCATATACTACCTTTCTTTGATCATTCGCAACATCATCATATTCTAGAAGGTGCTTTCTAGCGTCATAGTGCATT
This sequence is a window from Candidatus Pseudothioglobus singularis PS1. Protein-coding genes within it:
- the ribF gene encoding bifunctional riboflavin kinase/FAD synthetase, producing MELIRGLHNLKKQSGCILTIGNFDGVHLGHQEILKKLVSKSKKMGLPSLVVSFSVTPETFFGRPKARLSSFRDKHLFLESLGVDKHLLIRFNKDFSELSASSFINQVLVEKIGVKHCFIGDDFRFGKDRLGDFSMLKAASHENNYTIEKLNSVLLDNQRVSSSAVRNFLTDGNFAEAKKFLGRPFSISGKVAHGDKLGRTIGFPTANISIHRKLSPVLGVYSVLVKLKSKTYNGICNVGKRPTLGSNKTLLEVFIFDFNKEIYGEYVTVIFKQKCREEKKFESFDELKTQIKKDVEKSRLYFRQNIS
- the mutY gene encoding A/G-specific adenine glycosylase; its protein translation is MTELASDILHWFKLNGRKNLPWQSTPPNIYHIWLSEIMLQQTQVITVIDYFNKFIICFPDLTALANAKEDEVMSNWAGLGYYSRARNLHKTAKIIASNHKGVFPKKYDEIVALPGIGPSTAGAILSLGSGLSTPILDGNVKRTLSRYHKVEGHYSLSKVMEELWRLAKHHTPQTKNAEYTQAIMDIGATICKPKNPLCGNCPIASHCGACLSKEQGIYPNKKPKKDKLPEKTITFLIFKNESHEVFLKKRPGRGIWGGLWSFVECDDNTEAIDLAIRQHNDSAKIIRRLSKFKHTFTHFNLWINPILVDSPGGLANYYDAGSLALGTPAPVKKILQAL
- the pyrC gene encoding dihydroorotase, with the translated sequence MQQLTITKPDDWHLHLRGGREMSSVVGMTAKQMGRAIIMPNLSPPIRTSEQALAYREEIMQALPKDTSFSPLMTLYLTDSTTQKDIINAKKEDHIYAVKYYPSGATTNSDSGVTNISKVYPVLEQMQKEGVPLLVHGEVTDSDIDIFDREKVFLDSILGHLVKNFPDLKIVLEHITTKDSVDFVTQGNTNIAATITAHHLLSNRNHMLVGGIKPHYYCLPVLKRRVPHQEALITAATSGDSKFFLGTDSAPHDKSQKESACGCAGVFSAHAAIELYAEAFDGVNKINMLEGFASYFGPDFYGLPRNSEKVTLEKAKWQIPESYDFSSSRVIPFYAGKSLSWKLKV